From Planctomycetia bacterium:
GTCCCACGACGAGAATCAACCAGGAGACGGCGGCGGAATTCAAAGCGTCGATCAACGTATCGGCCCAGCCCGGCTCGACGAGCGTGGGATCGGCTTCGAGCCCGTAGAGCGTCTTGAAGGCGCCGAAATCGTCGACAACTTGCCAGGCGAGTCCGAGTTCTTCGGCACGATCGCTCGTCAAGCGCAATGGTTGCCCGGCCTTGGTGATTTCCGCGCCCTGGCGCCAATCGTCCTTGTCCCCCTGCCGCTGCAATTCATCTTCGGTGAAGTATTCGGTGAAGCCGTCCCCCGCGCGGACATAGCTGAACACGCGACGGTTCCCGTCGAAGAACGCGCCGGCCAGGCTGGGGGACCGTTGCTTCTGGCGCGCGATCTCCTCCGAGAGCCGCACGACAAGCTGCCGATCCTCGGGCTGAAACGGCATTGCGCCGTCGCCACCGAGTTGTGCTTGTTTGTGCATGACGATTTGATCGCATGCCAGCGCAACCAGCGTGGCGTCGCCGGAGGCGTTGGTCGGCACGTAGGCCACGGTCCGCACTTCAGCCGGGTTCAAGCTCGCCAGGTCGTTGGCGAGCGCCGCCGCATCGGCGACCGACCCCCCTTCGCTATCGAGCCAGACCACGACCAGGTTGACATTCTTGCCTTCCATCTGGTCGTGAATGATCGACTGATTCTGCTCCGCGACGCGGGCCGTGATCGGGCCATTAATGCTGATGCGAATCGGCCGCCACCCGCCGGCCAGCGAGGGATCGTCGACGAGCGCCTCGCGCGGCAGCCCAAGCTGTTTGGCGACTTCGGCGCGATCGGACGCCAGCGACTTTACGAATCCTAATTCGCGCCCTTGTTCGCCCGAAAATAGCCCGGGCTCACCTTGCGGTTTAATCAATTTCGGCGCCAAGCCTGGCTCCGCGGCGCGCGCAGCTTCCAACTCCTCGCCGAGCAGAAAGCGGCGGTCGTTGTTGGTTTCGGCGACATAGAGTTCGACCGCGGGATCGAGCATCGCCACCGCGACTGCCGGCGGGACGGTCATCCGTCGGCGCGCGATATCGGCGTATTCGGCGCGCGTGCCGGCCGGGATGTTTTCCCCGTGCGGAGTCGCCGCGCCCAGCTTGGCCTCGGGCGCCATGATGATTTCTTGGCAGGCTAGCGCGACCAACGCCGTGTGTCCTGTCAGGTCTTCCGGCACAAACGCGATCGTCGTCGCGCCGCCCAGCGCGTCGCTGGCGAGAAATCGCGCTAGTTCCGTGGCGTTGCCGAAATCGCTCTGACCGGGCCGCAGCTCGAAAACCAAAATCGGCAAGGCGTTGGCGTCGCGGCGTTTGGCCTGTTGGACGACCTCTCGCGCCATACGCTCCACATGCCGGCGTACGCGATCGGTGATCGGCGATTCGACGCGAATAAATCGCCCAAATCGCTGTTCCGCGACGGCGTCAGCGGCCGGAGGATCGGCGGCGTAGGTCTGCGCCGGCCCCCACGAGGCAATCACCAATCCCCATAGCCAAACACATCGGCCCAGCGCGATAACGCGCCGTCGATGGTCCCCCTGGGTCGATCCGTCCCACCCACGTTTCATAGTCCGCCGAACTTACGCAAGTAACGTCACAGAGCGGATTTCCAAACTCTGCCAGATTATAGGCCGAGAGCCCCGCGAGTCAAACAAAGCACAACCCGCGCAACCGCCAAGCCCCAGTCCAGCCGAACACAGCGCAGAGGGTAGTTTGCCACTTCGCGAAACCACGTGCGAACCTTCTAAAATGAACCGTGAGCTAGCCTTGTGGTGAAAGAAAGCTCGACCGGAGTCGGCGGCGCGCGGAAACTGCGCGCCCACTGTGCCTCGGTTGATCCTCACGATCCCTTCACCTAATTCACGCCGGTCCCCCAGGGGCCGGAGGCGCCCCCGCTTTCATGACCGCCGTCGCATCCCCCGTGCAAAAAATCGCCGCCCGCGCCGGAGAGCTGTTCACGCTCCCCAGCGTCGCCGTGCGCGTCATGGAATTGACCGAGAATCCCAAGGTCGACGTGCGGGCGCTCAAGGAATGCGTCGAGAACGATCCGGCCCTCACGGCCAAAGTGCTGCGCGTCGTGAATAGTTCGCTGTTCGGGCTGAGCCGCGAAGTTCGCGATCTGAACCAGGCGCTCGCGCTCCTGGGTACCAAGCCGCTCAAATTGCTGGTCCTCGGCTTCAGCTTGCCGGACGCGCTGTTTCGCGGCGTCGGGGCGGAGTTCCTCAATCACTATTGGCGGCGCACGCTCACGCGGGCGGTCGTCGCGCGAGAGCTCGCGGAACAATACTGGCGCGTGCCAGGAGACGACGCCTTCATCGCGGCGCTTTTGGAAGACATTGGGCTCCTGGTGTTGGCGCAGGAACTGGGCGAAGCGTGGATCACGTTTTACGACCGGGTCCATCGCGAACGGGCGAACCTGTTGCGGATGGAAATGAAGGCGCTCGGCTTCGATCATGCGGCGCTGACCGTGCGCCTGCTGGACCAATGGCGGCTGCCGGCGACGCTCAGCACGGCGATCGCCGCGGCCAACGATCCGGCGCTGATGACCCGGTTGCAAGGGACGGAACTCGAATTGACCCAGGTGCTGCGGCTCGCAAACCTGGTCGCCGAACTGATGGCCGACGGCCGACAAGAAGCGCTCGCCGATCTGCACGCCTGCGGCCGCGCCTTTCGCGGGCTCACGGAACGGGATTTCGAAGAGCTGCTTCGCGACCTGGAACAACGCGTGAGCCAACTGGCGGACGCCTTGAGTTTGGAGCTGCCGAAGGATTTTCGCTACGAACAAGTCTGGCGGGCCGCGCATGAACGCCTGGCCGCCACGGCCGCGGAACTGGTCGGCGATCTCGTGCGACAAAACGCCGGTGGAACCGATCAAGCGGAAATCGCCCTGCTGGAAGATTGCCAGTCGCTTTCTGCCGCAGTGCAGCAGTTATCGACTCAACCGAAGGAGCGCGCTGAGTTGCCCAGCCGACCGGTCGCGCCGGTCAAAGAGGCCATCAAACCAAAGGCGCCGCCGACCGCTTCGCGCGGCGGCGAACGCTCGACTTCCGGAGACGTCGATCCCGGCATCGGCGGGCGGCTCACGGCTGCAGTGGCCGCGGCCAGACAGTCGCGGTGCTCGCTCAGCCTGTTGTGCATCGAAGTCGATCATCAAGACGAGTTGCTCGTACACCTCGGCCGCTCCGCGATGGTGCAATGGCTGGAGCGCGTGCAGCGCTATTGCGAATCTATCGACCACGATCCAGCGGCGCAATGCGTCGAACTGACCGATGGCCGTTGGATGGTGGTGCTGATCGACTGCGATCGCCGGCAAGCCGTCGAGCAAGGGCATCAGTTGCTCCGCGCCGTCCGCCGCAGCACGCAACCGAAGACCGACGTCCGCCTGTCTCTCAGCGTGGGCGCGGCGAGCGTCGCTGTGCCCTCGCCGAACTTCCCGCCGCGCGACTTGCTCACGTCCGCCGAACGCTGCCTGCAAGCCGCCCTCGCCAGCGGCGGCGATGTGCTGAAGAGCATTGAGATTTATTGAATCGCCCTATCGCGCATCACAGATGGCGCGCGCTTTCGCCAAGTCCGGCGTGTCGAGCCCCTGGGAAAACCAGGCGAGTATGTCCCGCAGTGCGTTTTCGTAGGGGTTCGCGTCCGTTCCTTGCTTTCTCGCCGACTGCGTTTGATCCACCAAGACGCGCAGCTCAAGCGAGCGTGTGCGTTGTCGTTGCGCGACTTGCACGGCCCGGCGCAGGCTGGCCTCGCTATTCATGTCGTGGGGATCGATCGCCCGCGTGGTTTCGGCCAGTAGGCGATGCAGCTCCGCCTCGTAATACCGTTCGCCGGTGCGCTCGACGAGTGCGAGCGATTCTTCGGCCACCTTGCGCGCTTCGCCAATTTCCCCAGCGGCCAGTAGCGATTCCGCCAACAAGCCGAGGTAGTACGTGCGATACGTGACACTGCCGGAGGCCTGCCATTCCACGAGGGCTTGCCGCATCGCGGAGATTCCTTGCGCATGATTTCCATCCGCGGCATCGGCCCAGCCGAGCAAGATCGCGCTGCTTGCGCGCCAGAATGTGTAGCCATGTTCGTGCGCAATCGCGTGGCTGGCCGCGGCGCAGCGGCGCGCCTCGGGAACGTCGCGGCGGAGTTGATGGACCATGGCCGCAAAATAGTAGGCCACGGCCTGGCTGTTCGGCGTCAGGCCGTCGCTCATCGCAATCCCCTGCGACGCCTGGCGCGCAGCGGCGTCTGGGTAGCCGAGCAGCCACAGCGCCACGGCGCCGAGTGCTTTGCAGATGACGCCGGGATCCTGCCCGAACTGAAACGCATGGCCGCGGTGACGTTCGGGATCGTAGAGCGCGGCGGCTTGCTCCACATGCTGCAGCGCCGCTTCTTCCTCGCCGCGACAGAGCGCCGTCATGGCGAGCGCCTGGTGCGCCTGCAACGCGAGATTCGGATCATGCAACTGGCGCGCCAGGATCGATAACTCGCCTGCCAGCACTTGCGCGGTTGACAAATCCGACCGCACTTTGTGACAAAGCCATAACCCCCACAGCACCGGGAACAGCGGCTGATTAGCACTTCCCGGTTGGCAGAGCGCACGCCCGCGCTGATAGGCGGCTTCGGCCAAGGGCGCTCCGTAGCCATGGATGAATTGCAATTGCAGGCCCAGCGTGGTTTGCAATCGCAGTTCCAAATCGGCGCGCTCCGGCGAGTCCGTCATCGTTTCAATCAACTTCACGCCGCGCTTCGCGAGTCCGGCCGCTTCGCCGTGGGCATAAATCCGCGCGGCGTGCAGCGCGGCCAACCAGAACTGCCGCGCCGCGGCCAGATAATCTCGCCCGACCTCGTACAAGCAGGCCAACTCGGAGTGATGCGCGCCCGACGAGCCGCGCCAACGCGTCTCCATTGCCTTGGCCAACGCCAGGCTCCACTGCGCGCGTCGCGTCGGCAGCAATTGATGATAAAGCGCCTGTTGATACAGGATATGCACGAACGAACAGCGCACTGACAACCCGCCGTCGGGCAATTCGTGCGAACGCGCGGTGCGAACCAAGCCATGCACGTTGTCGAGCACTTGCAAGCGCTCTTCGACCCAGGCCGGATCTTGTTCCAACGCGTCCGAGATCAGCAACGATTCGAACTCGTGCCCCAGCACGGCCGCCGCGGTCAGCAAGCGCCGATCGTCCTCTTCGAGGCGATCCAGCTTGCGCTCGATCATCCCGCGGACCGACTCCGGCAATTCGCGCGACAAGTCCGGCAGATCGTGCGCCACGGTCCAGCGTCCATCAACCTCGGCCAGCACGCCTTGCTCGCGCAAATACCGCACGAGGTCCGCCATGAAGAGCGGGCTGCCCTCGGTGCGGGCGTAAATCAAGTCGGCGAAGTCCGTCGGCAGCGCATGGCCGGGAAACATCAACTGCAAATAATCGTCAACGTCACGCCGCGCGAGGAAGCCCAGCTCCAATTCGGTACAGGCGCCGCGTCCCTGTAACTCCTGTTGCACGCCACGGAACGGATGCCGGCCGAGCAACATTTCCGTCGGGCGATACGTGACCAGGATCAACACGCGCAGGTCCTGGCATTGCCGGCCAACATGCGCCAGCAAATCCACCGTCGAAAGGTCGGCCCAATGCACGTCATCGAAAAACAGCACGATCGTGGACAAGCGCGAAGCTTGTTGCAGGAAACCGCAGAACTCGCGCAACATCGCTTGCTGCGAGCCGGCGATCGCTGTTCGCGATGTATTTCCAGTAATGTGCGTCAAACAGGGCGAAAGTTGCGCGCACCAGGTCGGCGCCAGCAGGCCCAGTGTGCGCTGACCGATCCCGGATTCATCGCTGCGCAACAGGCTTTCGAGCGCGTCTACGACGGGTAAGTACGCCTCCGCTTCGGCCAGCCGCTCCGAGCAATGCCCCCGCGCGATCAAGCAAGTCGTATCGCCTTCCGTCAACTCGCTGAGAAAGTCTTCGGCGACTGTCGTCTTGCCAATCCCTGGCTCACCGCGCAGGCAGACCATGCTTCCGCGACCGCCGTCGGCTTGCGCGAACGCCGTGCGGAGCTCCGAGAGCTCGGCTTTGCGATGCACGACCGGCCGCATGACCGGCGCACCACGCTCCGGCGCGGCGAGCTCCATCGTCGCCAGCATCTCCTGCACGGCCGCGGCGGTGGGGCGCAAGCGGGCCTCTTTCTCCAGCATCGCGTCGACCAGTCCTGAGAGCGCCGCAGGCACTCGCGGATTCAATTGACCGAGCGGAAGCGCCGGGCTCGCGGCGATCGCATGGAGCGTGGAGATCGGAGTATCGCCCGAGAATGGATGCCGCGATGCGAGCAACTCGTACAATACGATGCCTAGCGAAAACACGTCCGAAGCCGGCGTCGCGGCCGCGCCACGGGTTTGCTCCGGCGACATGTAGCCTACCGTGCCCAGCAACGCGCCGGCGCTGGTGTCGGCGCTTGCGCCCGCGTCTGCGTCGGTCAGGCTCGGCAAACGACGCGCGAGACCGAAATCGAGCACTTTTACATACCCGTCCGGGCGGACCATGATGTTTTCCGGCTTCACGTCGCGATGCACGACACCGGCCGCATGCGCCGATGCCAGCGCGCGCGCGGCTTGTTCTACCCAGGCGACGGAATCCTCCACCGAGGGACCGCGCGCGGCCAACGGCCGCAGCGTTTCGCCTTCAACCAACTCCATTACGATGAACGGCCGCCCGTCGTGTTCATCGAGGGCATGCACCGTGCAGATGTGCGGATGATTCAACGCCGAGGCGGTGCGGGCCTCGCGCAGAAAGCGCTCCAGCCGCTCCGAATGGCGAACAAACTCTTCCGGCAGAAACTTCACCGCCACCTGGCGATCGAGCTTCGGCTCCCGGGCGCGGTAGACGATGCCCATGCCGCCGCGCCCGATCTGTTCGATCATTTCGTAACCCGGCACTTCGGGCCAAGCGCCGGGCGCTAAGAGTGGCGCTCCAGACGCGGCGATCATCGTCTTGGCGTGAACGGTCGCCAACCGCTCGGCGAGCGAGCCCGCCAAGTCCGGAAATCGCTGGCGGTATTCTTCGAGCGTTAGTCCGCGATCACTGCGACGCCGGAACTGATACTCCGTTGCCAGCAGTTCGACCAGATGGTTGGCGTCGGCGGCCAGCGTGGGGAACATCGAAACATAGTCTTCGACCCGCGCGGCATCGCCGTTCTTCAGCCGGAATTCGAGATCGATATGGACCAACTCCAGCAACAGCGCCTCGCGCACGTCGCTGCCGGAGAGCAGGTGGTCTTGGATCGACGGCACTTGTCCATTGCGCCAGGCGAACTCAAATGATTTGATCAATCCTTCGCACTGGGACCAGCTTGGGTTGGCCACCATCTGCGAGAATTGGTCATGACTCGATCGGTAAGGCTTCATGCGATCCACTTCGTCGGCCGGCAATACTTTCAATATACTCGATCGTCTTCCGAGTTAATTCCTGCTATCCCTGTGGAGAATCCGCACTTTTTGTGAGCGATTTCCGCCAGGTTGCCTGCCCCCAGATCGATCCATTCGCGGCGCCGCCACGTGGCCCCGCCGCATTCGGGTTCTCATTACGGCGTGAAACGGCGCCCAATGTTACGGCGTCAGATTTCCGTACGCCCGCCAATGCGACGCAGTGGGGACCAGATTAGTTCGCGCATCAATTCCGTTCCAACTGCTTGCGAACTCGTTCCCGCAGTCGGCGCACCGATCGCTCTGCCCGCTTAAGTTTCTCGCTCACTTCTTGTGTCGAGTAGCCCTGCAAACTCAGCTCGATAATCGAGCGGTCGTCGGCGTCGAGGCCGCCCAGCAGGTTTTCCAACGTTTCCGCCAGTACGGCGACGTGCTCTGGCGTCGGTTCCCGGCCGACGGCCTCTTGCCATGGGGCGGGGCGATCGTCGCCGCCGCCGGTCGCAGTCTCGCGCGCCATGTTTCGGCGTTCGGCCTGAAAATACCGCACACGGTCGGCGCATTTGCGGACCGTGATCAGCGTCAACAATGGCCATAAGCCTTCAATTTCCTGGTCCGCCGGCAGGCCCTGGCCGTATCGTACGAAGAAGCTTCGATAGACCGATTGTACGACGTCTTCCGGCTCGATTTTGTGTTGCAACCGCACGTCCAAATGCGCTCGTGCCAAACCAATCAAACGGCGCGTGAAGCGATCGAACGCCACGCGTTCCTCCGGCGCGGCGAACAATTCTGGTTCCGCGCCCGAGTCTTCTGGTGGCATAGCTCATTCCTTCCGTCGCCGGGCTCTCCTGCCCTGTTCCACGGCGTGCAATTTTTGCGTACTGCTTTTTTTGATCCGACTCTGGCCGCCGCCAGCCGCCTTGGGGATTCCCCCCATTGTACCCACGCGTTGTCGCCAGTGTGAGGCGGCCACGCCTCCGCTGGCAAGCGCACTCCACCGACTGCGCACCGCTTTTGGCTGTGGTATTAAACCGGTCCCAGGCGACGATTTCGATTCACTTGAGAACACGTCCGAAATTTTTTTTGCCGAGTCTGTCACAGAGCCGTGATTCCCGCGAAGAAGGCTGTGGAAGGACAAGGCCGTCAGGCCCTGTCCGCTCGCCTTCGCAGTTCGCCGCCCGACCTGACAATTCGGCGGCGTCTGCCACGAAGCGTCGCGCCGCACGCGATAACTCCTGTCCAATTGTCCCCATTAACGAAGAGGCCGCCCCATGTCGCGAAGCACTTGGATTCAATGGTTGTCCGGTCGTGTACGGCGCAACATGCCGGCGGCGAAGCGCCGCGCCGCGACGTTCGAGACCCTGTCGGCCCGCATCACTCCGGCCGTGAACGCCCTGTTTATCCCGAACGTAGGCTCTCTGGCGATCGTCGGTGACAATCTGGATAACAATATCGAAGTCAGCCGGAACGCGGCCGGACAATTGCTGGTCAATGGCGGTGCGGTGAATATCATCGGTGGCACGCCCACTGTGGCGAACACGACGCGGATCCAACTCTTCGGGAACGCCGGCAACGACACCCTGACGCTCAATGAGGCCAATGGCGCGCTGCCGCAGGCGTTCATCTACGGCGGCGTCGGTAACGACACGCTCACCGGCGGCAGTGGGAACGATCAGCTCTTCGGCCAGAATGGCAACGACACGCTGCTCGGCAAGGGAGGCTTCGATCAACTCTTCGGCGGCAACGACAACGACATTCTCACTGGCGGCGACGCGGACGACCTGGCGTTCGGCCAAGGGGGCGATGATCGGATGATCTGGAACTCCGGCGATGATACCGACCTGAACGAAGGCGGCGCCGGTGTTGATACCGTCGAAGTCAACGGCGGCAACGGCGCGGAAGTCTTCACGACCACGGCCAACGGCACGCGCGTGCGGTTCGATCGAATCGACCCGGCGCCGTTCGCAATCGATATCGGCACCAGCGAGAAGCTAACCGTCAACGCCAATGGCGGCGACGACTCGTTCTCCGCGACGGGCAATCTGGCGGCGTTGATTCAGATCACGGTAGACGGCGGTACGGGCAATGACACGTTGCTGGGGAGCAACGGCGTCGACTTGTTGATCGGCGGCGATGGCAACGACTTCATCGACGGACAACAGGGCAACGACACGGCGCTGATGGGCGCCGGCGACGACACGTTCCAGTGGGATCCGGGCGACGGTAGCGACGTCGTTGAGGGGCAGGACGGATCCGACGCGATGCTGTTTAACGGTTCGGCCGGAGCTGAGGTGTTCGACATCTCGGCCAACGGCGGTCGCGTGCTGTTTACGCGCAATCTCGGCAGCATCGTGATGGATTTGAACGATGTCGAGAGCATCGATCTGAATACGCTCGGCAATACGGATACCACCACGGTCCACGATTTGACCGGGACGGATCTGACCGAGATTAACATCGACCTGGCCGGGACGATCGGCGGGACGGCCGGCGACGGGCAGGCGGACGTCGTGATTATGAACGGCACGAATGGCAACGACATTGTCGACGTCTTCGGCGCAGGCACGTCGGTTGCCGTCGTCGGACTCCCGGCGTTGGTGAACATCACCAACTCGGAAGGCGCGAACGACGCGCTCGTCATCAACACGCTTGGCGGCAACGATGGCGTAACGGCGACGACGCTGCCGGCCGGCGTGATCAAGCTGACCATCGACGGTGGCGCCAACAACGACACGTTGCTCGGCTCGCAAGGCGCCGACACGTTCTTCGGCGGCGATGGCAATGACTTTATTTTTGGCGACAACGGCAACGACGTCGCTTTTATGGGCGCCGACAACGATATTTTCCAATGGGATCCG
This genomic window contains:
- a CDS encoding NfeD family protein yields the protein MIASWGPAQTYAADPPAADAVAEQRFGRFIRVESPITDRVRRHVERMAREVVQQAKRRDANALPILVFELRPGQSDFGNATELARFLASDALGGATTIAFVPEDLTGHTALVALACQEIIMAPEAKLGAATPHGENIPAGTRAEYADIARRRMTVPPAVAVAMLDPAVELYVAETNNDRRFLLGEELEAARAAEPGLAPKLIKPQGEPGLFSGEQGRELGFVKSLASDRAEVAKQLGLPREALVDDPSLAGGWRPIRISINGPITARVAEQNQSIIHDQMEGKNVNLVVVWLDSEGGSVADAAALANDLASLNPAEVRTVAYVPTNASGDATLVALACDQIVMHKQAQLGGDGAMPFQPEDRQLVVRLSEEIARQKQRSPSLAGAFFDGNRRVFSYVRAGDGFTEYFTEDELQRQGDKDDWRQGAEITKAGQPLRLTSDRAEELGLAWQVVDDFGAFKTLYGLEADPTLVEPGWADTLIDALNSAAVSWLILVVGLWALYFELHSPGVGLGGFLAGICFLLFFWSHHLNGTAGWLEILLFVAGLGCLVLEVFVLPGFGVFGIGGGAMIITSLVLASQTFVLPGNASEMHEMKRSLLVVVGAGAGFMVAAVSLQRFLPHTPWFSRIVLAPLTHEEADELGARESMADWQHLLGCQGVTTTRLAPAGKAQFGDALLDVTSPGQYVAAGQPVEVIEVHGAHVVVREISAPA
- a CDS encoding HDOD domain-containing protein; its protein translation is MTAVASPVQKIAARAGELFTLPSVAVRVMELTENPKVDVRALKECVENDPALTAKVLRVVNSSLFGLSREVRDLNQALALLGTKPLKLLVLGFSLPDALFRGVGAEFLNHYWRRTLTRAVVARELAEQYWRVPGDDAFIAALLEDIGLLVLAQELGEAWITFYDRVHRERANLLRMEMKALGFDHAALTVRLLDQWRLPATLSTAIAAANDPALMTRLQGTELELTQVLRLANLVAELMADGRQEALADLHACGRAFRGLTERDFEELLRDLEQRVSQLADALSLELPKDFRYEQVWRAAHERLAATAAELVGDLVRQNAGGTDQAEIALLEDCQSLSAAVQQLSTQPKERAELPSRPVAPVKEAIKPKAPPTASRGGERSTSGDVDPGIGGRLTAAVAAARQSRCSLSLLCIEVDHQDELLVHLGRSAMVQWLERVQRYCESIDHDPAAQCVELTDGRWMVVLIDCDRRQAVEQGHQLLRAVRRSTQPKTDVRLSLSVGAASVAVPSPNFPPRDLLTSAERCLQAALASGGDVLKSIEIY
- a CDS encoding protein kinase; protein product: MKPYRSSHDQFSQMVANPSWSQCEGLIKSFEFAWRNGQVPSIQDHLLSGSDVREALLLELVHIDLEFRLKNGDAARVEDYVSMFPTLAADANHLVELLATEYQFRRRSDRGLTLEEYRQRFPDLAGSLAERLATVHAKTMIAASGAPLLAPGAWPEVPGYEMIEQIGRGGMGIVYRAREPKLDRQVAVKFLPEEFVRHSERLERFLREARTASALNHPHICTVHALDEHDGRPFIVMELVEGETLRPLAARGPSVEDSVAWVEQAARALASAHAAGVVHRDVKPENIMVRPDGYVKVLDFGLARRLPSLTDADAGASADTSAGALLGTVGYMSPEQTRGAAATPASDVFSLGIVLYELLASRHPFSGDTPISTLHAIAASPALPLGQLNPRVPAALSGLVDAMLEKEARLRPTAAAVQEMLATMELAAPERGAPVMRPVVHRKAELSELRTAFAQADGGRGSMVCLRGEPGIGKTTVAEDFLSELTEGDTTCLIARGHCSERLAEAEAYLPVVDALESLLRSDESGIGQRTLGLLAPTWCAQLSPCLTHITGNTSRTAIAGSQQAMLREFCGFLQQASRLSTIVLFFDDVHWADLSTVDLLAHVGRQCQDLRVLILVTYRPTEMLLGRHPFRGVQQELQGRGACTELELGFLARRDVDDYLQLMFPGHALPTDFADLIYARTEGSPLFMADLVRYLREQGVLAEVDGRWTVAHDLPDLSRELPESVRGMIERKLDRLEEDDRRLLTAAAVLGHEFESLLISDALEQDPAWVEERLQVLDNVHGLVRTARSHELPDGGLSVRCSFVHILYQQALYHQLLPTRRAQWSLALAKAMETRWRGSSGAHHSELACLYEVGRDYLAAARQFWLAALHAARIYAHGEAAGLAKRGVKLIETMTDSPERADLELRLQTTLGLQLQFIHGYGAPLAEAAYQRGRALCQPGSANQPLFPVLWGLWLCHKVRSDLSTAQVLAGELSILARQLHDPNLALQAHQALAMTALCRGEEEAALQHVEQAAALYDPERHRGHAFQFGQDPGVICKALGAVALWLLGYPDAAARQASQGIAMSDGLTPNSQAVAYYFAAMVHQLRRDVPEARRCAAASHAIAHEHGYTFWRASSAILLGWADAADGNHAQGISAMRQALVEWQASGSVTYRTYYLGLLAESLLAAGEIGEARKVAEESLALVERTGERYYEAELHRLLAETTRAIDPHDMNSEASLRRAVQVAQRQRTRSLELRVLVDQTQSARKQGTDANPYENALRDILAWFSQGLDTPDLAKARAICDAR
- a CDS encoding sigma-70 family RNA polymerase sigma factor; translation: MPPEDSGAEPELFAAPEERVAFDRFTRRLIGLARAHLDVRLQHKIEPEDVVQSVYRSFFVRYGQGLPADQEIEGLWPLLTLITVRKCADRVRYFQAERRNMARETATGGGDDRPAPWQEAVGREPTPEHVAVLAETLENLLGGLDADDRSIIELSLQGYSTQEVSEKLKRAERSVRRLRERVRKQLERN
- a CDS encoding calcium-binding protein, with the translated sequence MSRSTWIQWLSGRVRRNMPAAKRRAATFETLSARITPAVNALFIPNVGSLAIVGDNLDNNIEVSRNAAGQLLVNGGAVNIIGGTPTVANTTRIQLFGNAGNDTLTLNEANGALPQAFIYGGVGNDTLTGGSGNDQLFGQNGNDTLLGKGGFDQLFGGNDNDILTGGDADDLAFGQGGDDRMIWNSGDDTDLNEGGAGVDTVEVNGGNGAEVFTTTANGTRVRFDRIDPAPFAIDIGTSEKLTVNANGGDDSFSATGNLAALIQITVDGGTGNDTLLGSNGVDLLIGGDGNDFIDGQQGNDTALMGAGDDTFQWDPGDGSDVVEGQDGSDAMLFNGSAGAEVFDISANGGRVLFTRNLGSIVMDLNDVESIDLNTLGNTDTTTVHDLTGTDLTEINIDLAGTIGGTAGDGQADVVIMNGTNGNDIVDVFGAGTSVAVVGLPALVNITNSEGANDALVINTLGGNDGVTATTLPAGVIKLTIDGGANNDTLLGSQGADTFFGGDGNDFIFGDNGNDVAFMGADNDIFQWDPGDGNDTIEGQDGADRMLFFGSGASENINIIANGGRALFLRDVANVTMDLNDVEAIDFRALGGADNIVVGDLSGTDVTKVGLDLRGPNGNGDGAADTVTVNGTNGADNFGVAGDAGGVNVFGLQAAVDIFFQEVANDRLTLNGLGGDDVIDAISLEADGIQLTMNGGLGNDIFLGSEGNDLFNGGDGNDTALMGAGDDTFVWNPGDDNDTLEGQDGFDKMEFNGANIAENIDILANGGRVLFLRNVANVVMDLNDVEAVNFNALGGADRIVVNDLSGTDVTEVNLRLASTIGGNAGDGQADNVIVQGTNGDDIALVVGDASGVSVLGLAAQINITGAESANDRLTVNALAGDDVVEASGLAASGIQLTADGGADDDILVGGDGNDVLLGGEGDDVLLGGPGVDVLDGGPGDDVEIQ